gcttatacagttggaaaggaaatatattgggaaaaggaatataaataaatgtattgagagcgagatgaggaccaaaacgaataaacaaatatcagataaaagacgagaattagcaaagaagaagttagtggtaacaggagatagggaggaagtgactgaggtagaggacattagagtaaatatattagaaattccgcccccaagagagaggattttcccactaaaaggacatccagaagtggatttagtggagaaaatatgtaaacggggaaaacaaagtagggagggaagagaaataataaatagtttaggggaaattgaaggattattaaaggaggatttaacaaaagctctcggatgggcaatgttggaaaaattatgttattcattagtagagggacaggaccctagaaatgaaagtcaaatagagttgaggaataaaggaaaagggaagattagaaaggagggaagaaggaagcaatttaatgcaattaggagatatgctacaaagaaagctaagtataaattctatcaacaattatttgataaggatagaagaagattgactcgcattataatgggagagccagataaggctaagtgtgctatccctatgaaagaaattgaggaatactatgtaaatattttgggaacaattggacatggtaatatgatagggtggccatcatccacagagaatgcggataatgatatattaatgagtccgatctctgtggatgagattagaatagctttaacagaaataagaaaagatagtgctcctggcccagataaagtaaaagtgagcaatttgtgggatatttttaatttagactccttaatacttacaaaaatttttaatatatggtttctaaatagacaggtaccagatgaatttaagaaaaatagaacgattttaataccaaagacacaagatgaggaggaaatgaagaagttaacatcttggagaccattgacaattgggtcagtttggattagaatctataccaaaatattagcaaaaagactggtggaaacagttaagatatgtagtagacaaaaagggtttatattcgcccctgggtgtgaggaaaatattgctatattagataatttgattaaaggggctaaacgaaatgggaatgaaattgcaatagtgttcgtagatctggctaaagcatttgattctgtgggacacggacatataatagccgggttgagaagatttggtatagatgaacattttatagatattattagggacctttatgataattgcacaactagggtatgggtgggtgatgaagctactgagtctattttaattaggaggggggtcaagcagggtgacccgttgtccccaattttgtttaatattgctatggatccccttttaactagattagaagtagaaggaagtggtttttatgttaagggtaatagtgtcacgtcattggcttttgccgatgatgtggcaattttaagtagctcatataaaggaatgatcaacaatttgggtatcttagaggagttttgtaaaaatactaatctctctgttaatgtgaagaaaacgaaaggctttcatattttaactaaacataaaacctatgtagttaatcctaaggataattggcagatagggtcagagaagattgaatatgttcaaccaggggattttgaaaaatatttaggggctagaatagatccctggataggtgtagggggaccggtacttaaagaaaaattgaaagattggagtgagaatttaattaaggccccattaaaaccggcccaaaaaatattaattttacagacatacatcttaccgaagctattttataatcttcttttaatagaacccccttttaatcttttagacgatcttgatgtgttagttagaaaaatagttaaagagattttacatttacctcagtgtaccacagatgggatattttattctagaggtagggatggtggtttagctctcactaagtttagtgtgcaaatcccaaatatgttaattcgtaaatggaggagacatattgtctcgagagatgattggatggacctatcttatctatatgcaggagaaaatcttgtggataaaatattgtcatttagtgcagtaacatctcatcccaagaaatggagggaagaggaatttttaagatggtcggaactgagatgtcagggaatagggataaaatattttaaaaatgatttaattagtaattcgatttttagaaactctagtaaagttaaatcgtcagcgtatatcgcagcattgcagcttagggcaaatatttatcctactagggagacattagcaagaggaagaggaggtgtgaatgctctttgtagatggtgtggtaaagtgcgggagactgttccccatatctcaggacaatgttataagactaagaatgctaggataaaaaggcataatagagtagtgtctgcagttgtagataaggttggtaaattagggtggaaggcaatgatagagccccatttgagaaatagtaagggtgagttaagaaagccggatattatatttataaaaggagatacagcagtggtggttgatgttacagtgcgatgggaggataatgccggaagtttggaacaagcccacagtgagaaggtggcttattatcttgagttagaggaagaaattaaaaacttaacgggaggtaaaaatatccacttctttggttttgtgcttggggcgcgtggcaagtggagtgaaggtaataatgatttgttacaattattgggaatggacagaagtaaaaattttaaggagagtatatgtagacttgttttatattccactattggtatgatggctatattcagtgacaggtaaagatcccggagtttccattccgtgtatcttgccaaaactaaattttagctattttggtttccatgctctaaattttcaaatttttaatattgttttgaacattaacatatttagtgttatttaatatctgcccttcaatagaatggttttaactatataataaatacttattaatggatgaaattccaatttaaattattagtttatttatttatttattttaactactggatgtggatgcggactggccgcgtatagtaaccaggaaagggcaggtagtcacgcctgtacataaatagggggtggggttctggagggcagttaggagcaggggtcccaggagggggcagtcaggggacatggagcgggggggggtgtcaggtggcaggggtggggagagggatcggagcagtcaggggacagggagcagaggggtttagatgggttgggagttctggggggggctgtcagggagtggagagtggttggatggggcatgggaatCCCAGGGGtctttgtgggggtgggggtgtggataagggttggggcagtcagggtatgggtagggggtagagtcctagggggccagttaggatgcggggagggtctcaggagggagcagtcaggggacaagaggcagggaggcttaggtagggggtagagtccgggggggcagttaggggcaggggtcccaagagggggcagtcagtggacaaggagcagcaggaggtttctgagggtgggaagtgggaagGGCAGAGGCGGGTCTAGGGGaggatggggcagggctaggggaggACAGGGGTggagctagggcggggctccttccgtcctcttttttgcttgctgaaatatggtaaccctatgcatgtTTAATTTCTAGATTGTATCTGGACAGCCAACGGTCATGTCGGGAACGATACAGCTCTGCTTCTGTAGTAGTTATTGTGCTGGAGAGAATTGCTGCGCCCGGTCGTACATGTGGGGCATGAGCCCAGTCACGCCCTTTGGAAAGTGTAACATTTGCTTCCACGGACATGCAGCACGCTAACGGGTGGGGTGGAGATGGGCGAGAGCTGCGGCCCCAGCCTGTCCTTGCCCACTTTGCTGCGCGAGTGCCTCAAGCTGCCCCTGCTCTCCAGCTGTCCCAGGCCGCGGAGCTCACACGATGCCTTGCAGGGGCCCACGGGGCAAGGGAGGAAGATCTCCCTGTTTGGGCCCACCCTGCCCCGGAGCGTGACCGACCCCACAGCCTATAGCTGCTAGGGAGCCTGGGCGCGGCCTAACATAGGTCAGTTTGACATggctccgccccgctccctgggCGGGGCTCTCCTCCACGGGGCTGGCTGGGCAGCGCACACAAGACACCACGTCCTCCAGCCACGCAGTGACGTACAAGAGCCACTCTCGCTACCAGAGCTAGCCCCGCCTCCCGGACGTCGAGGGGTTCCTTCTCAGAGCGAGGCTGCGTCTGACACAGGGGCGCCGGAACCCGGAAATGGAGGGGGAGGTGGCTCTCTTTGCGAGCGCAGCGGCGGCGTTTAGCGGCTGACAGGCAGCGGCGGGGGAGCGCCGGCCCGGGGCAGGTGTGTGCTGCTGCATCCGCTGCTGAGCGGCGGCTCTGCGACTGGCAGGCGGATCCAGTGGGGGCGAGGCGAGCGCTTTACGCCCCCCGTAGCTGGAACGTCGCCCTGCGTGGAGGGGCTGGGGCCCGGGACGCGGTTCTGGGGGGTTGGGGACTCTGGTCCTGTTCCGAGGCAGGGGGAATCGGGGACCCCCCGCAGGCCCCGGAGCTGGGGGCAAGGGCGCCCCCGTCCCTACCCTGGGGCCGAGGGACTGTTCGGTTGCCTGGGGGTGAGGTGGAGGGCCCCTCTCCCCCTCTGTCCTTGGGGACCGTGCGGCAGTGACCCCAGCCTGTCTCTTGGGGTGAGAGACAAAGACTCTCAAACGCACGAggttgctcccccccccccatcctcagcTGAAGCGGGGACGTGCGGGGCTGAGAATTTGACATTTGGAGGCAAAATAAACCTGCCACCCGAAATCTCTTCGCCAAGCCGCCCAGGAAGTATCACGCTGCTGTTCTGCAGGAGCACAAAACTCCCCATTCCGGATGTCAATAGGAGAATGCCGTATTGAGCACAGAATATCTGATTGGTTGGCCTCAACGTGAATGCACCCGCCTCGAGTTCAGCGCGTGTGTCACCCAGCCAACATCAGTGTGAAAAGTGCACAGTTAATAAGGACAATATTTAATGTTAATGATGCTgggttttggttttaattttgttCTGGTTGTGAAACGATGCTGCAAAGATCAAAGCAAATCTGTTTAAGAatgacaggagtacttgtggcaccttagagactaacaaatttattagagcataagctttcgtggactacagcacgatgcatccgaagaagtgggctgtagtccacgaaagcttatgctctaataaatttgttagtctctaaggtgccacaagtactcctgttcttctttttgcggatacagactaacacggctgttactctgaaacctgtttaagAATGGTATCTTGCATCTGTCTCGGAGCATTTCACAAACTAGGAGCACACTCTTCAGCTGCCTAATAAATAGATATTATTTCATTTATCAGTGCATAGCAATGTTGCATGATAGgctagaatgggaagagactagggttttaataatttaataaatgCTTAAAGTATGCAAACCAAATAAAAGTAAGTAAAAATTGTATATAGTATTAGTAAGTAAATGACATACTGTTGTGTCCCAAGTGTAATTATTAATATTCTTTTACAGATTATGAAAATATTCTGatcaatccatttaaaaaaattcagaactGCATTAAGGCTTCACCATAAATCTTTTTGGCTGCTTATGAAGTTTCTGATATTAAAGCTGCACTATTGAAATGAAGAAAAGGAGAAAGTTCCCTGGAAATCTAAATGAGAAGCTACATCTTGGCCATGAGAAAAATATTTCTGATGGGGTTCTTATAGTAGATTCTGACCAAGAAACTGTCACCAAATCTGCAGAAGTAGCTATTACGGACCAACTTGACTGTTCCCAAGAACTTCCTCCGTCACCAGAACAAAGAAAACTCTTAAGTTCACTGCAGTATAATAAAAATCTACTTAAATATTTAAATGATGATAGACGGAAACAACCATCTTTTTGTGACTTACTTATAATAGTAGAAGGAAAAGAATTTAGCGCACACAAAGTTGTTGTAGCTGTTGGCAGTAGTTATTTTCATGCTTGTTTGAGCAAAAACCCAAGCACGGATGTTGTCACACTGGATCATGTAACTCATTCTGTTTTTCAACATTTGCTTGAGTTTTTGTACACATCTGAGTTTTTTGTATATAAAAATGAAATCCCTTTAGTGTTGGAAGCAGCTAAATTTTTAGACATTATAGATGCAGTCAAACTGctcaataatgaaaatatttcctgCATACAATCTGAAGCATTAACTGAAAACCCAATACCAGCTGAAACTCTCAATGAATTGACTGGTAAACTATCAAATAGTCACCAGTGCACTTTTTGCAGTCGAAACTTCTGTTACAAGAAATCCTTAGAAAACCACTTGGCTAAAGCTCACAGATCccttccactggaaaaaaaacatggtttaaaaatgGTTGAGAAAGCAGACTTTTCTACCAGAAGATCTACAAGGAACCGTAAATGCCCAGCTAAGTTTGATAACAGTGATAACGAAAGCAGCGATGTGTCTGACAGCAAGGAAAAGCTCCATTCTGAGAGAGAAATATCTGTTAAAAATGAATGTGAAGATAATGGAAGTGACTGCAATGCAGATGAAGAGGGtcaggaagaagaagaaataccAGATGAAGATTCTGATGCTGAAGAGCAAAGTAAAAAAGAACATAATGATACTGAAGTGAGTCCTGAGCCAGTTGATTCAGTAGGAAATATTCCTGAAGGTTTAACTCCAGTAATCATTCAGAGTAGTAGCAAAAAACTATTGCAGTGTCCCAAGTGTGACAAAACATTTGATCGAACAGGTAAGAGCAATTaattttgtctccttcctctttACCACATGGTGGTACTTTCAGGTGGAAAATAAACTGAGTTCTTTCTGACTTTTATGTTTATAGAGAATTAGTGTTTGTCTGTTTGCTAAAATTTAGTATGAAGTGCCAGTCCTTATAGATCTTGAAAATCAGAAATTATCATTACTGTAGCACTAAAATTAGGAAATGAATTAATAAgagtgctatttttttttttttttttttttttttaaatcctgcaaATGACAAATCTCTCTTCCCCCAGTCATGGTCCCAATTCTTAGTATATGAAAGAGGCTTGAAGATAGAGTGCAGTAACTTATTAGTAGAATGAAAGGTAAATTGTAAGAAATCTGAAACATGGGCTTGACTTTCCACCAAACTGTCCAACTTTAACTGATTAAGTAAGGTAGCTGACTTTTCTGTTGGAGCTATAGTATATAAATGCTACATAAGCAATTATTTCTTATGCTAGAAACACTATCTCCCTAGCATGTGACTCCCTGATGATGAAAACACTTGCATGTACAGTTGTAATTTATAAGCAATATAGATTAGGTCTGTTTCAAAATGAGCCTGGTGTGCTTGTACAAATATAGTAACTAATTTTATAAGATGTTTTGACATGTCTGCATGTCAAATAGAATAACACTAAACTCTCACTTCTAGATTTAAACTAGGTCTGATTGCAATATCAAGTGGTCTTGCCATTAGTAAATTTAAATTTTGTTGagatctgaaggcagaatttttcTTTTGTGGTTCAGTAGTAATAGTGGTTACTTAATTGCATTTTTACTTACAAGACATGATCCATTGAGATTTtgtcaaatttaattttattccAGTTGTTGAGGGACGTGGTGGCTGAAATTTTAGGTGTGGGATAAAATAACCCTGCTTTTACAGAGCCAGGTTAAAGTCTTTTAATCACGTGTTATGTTCTGGTTTAGGTGTGATAAATGTTCCTCCGGGTATCAAGACAGCATTTCAGTCTGTACCCAAAGCTTCCCCACTATctttctaaatcaggggtcggcaacctttcagaagtggtgtgccgagtcttcatttattcactctaatttaaggtttcgcgtgccagtaatacattttaacgttttttagaaggtctctttctataagtgtataatatttaactaaactattgttgtatgtaaagtaaataaggtttttaaaatgtttaagaagcttcattcaaaattaaattaaaatgcagagccccccggaccgatggccaggacctgggcagtgtgagtgccactgaaaatcagctcgtgtgccgcctttggcacatgtgccattgGTTGCCTTCCCCTGTTCTAAACTGAGAGTCAAATCGTGCCTGCCTTATTCACATAAGCAGTCCTATTGACCCCATGGATTTGGCTCTGAGTTTTTCCGTCTCCATGGATATTTTTCACTTCAGCTGGGATAGTTAATGTATTTGATTAAGAGGTGCTGAGCCTCTCAACTGATTGCTGAAGTCACGGGAGTTATGAGAGCAGCATCTCACGAGATCAGGCCCTTTTTAATACCACTGTAACACTACCACTGTACATTTTTATCATCCTGAGATCTGAGAGTTTATAGTCATTATATGGAAAAGAAAAGCTGACTTATGTGTTTAGACATATTATAGTGAAATGAGCAAGCTTGCTCTGATGGTATTTGAATTTAATCATTAAGGCAGGAAACCATTTCAGACCTTTCTTGTAGCAAAACTTTATTAGCTAGATACTTGATAGCTTTTATATAGTGctcttcatcttcaaagcactttacaagcattaacTAGTTGATCCTAACAACAACctggtaagtattattatccacattttacagatggggatactGAGGAAGAGGTGAAATgagttgtccaaggtcacagattatataataataattattcaacatttaaaaaaaaag
This Chrysemys picta bellii isolate R12L10 chromosome 8, ASM1138683v2, whole genome shotgun sequence DNA region includes the following protein-coding sequences:
- the ZBTB41 gene encoding zinc finger and BTB domain-containing protein 41 isoform X3, coding for MKKRRKFPGNLNEKLHLGHEKNISDGVLIVDSDQETVTKSAEVAITDQLDCSQELPPSPEQRKLLSSLQYNKNLLKYLNDDRRKQPSFCDLLIIVEGKEFSAHKVVVAVGSSYFHACLSKNPSTDVVTLDHVTHSVFQHLLEFLYTSEFFVYKNEIPLVLEAAKFLDIIDAVKLLNNENISCIQSEALTENPIPAETLNELTGKLSNSHQCTFCSRNFCYKKSLENHLAKAHRSLPLEKKHGLKMVEKADFSTRRSTRNRKCPAKFDNSDNESSDVSDSKEKLHSEREISVKNECEDNGSDCNADEEGQEEEEIPDEDSDAEEQSKKEHNDTEVSPEPVDSVGNIPEGLTPVIIQSSSKKLLQCPKCDKTFDRTGKLEIHTRAHTGEKPFECDICHQRYSTKSNLTVHRKKHNNETEFHKKEHKCPYCNKLHASKKTLAKHAKRFHPENVQEFLSIKKTKSEGWKCDICKKSFARRPHLEEHMILHTQDKPFKCTYCEEHFKSRFARLKHQEKFHLGPFPCDICGRQFNDTRNLKRHIECTHGGKRKWVCFICGKSVRERTTLKEHLRIHSGEKPHLCSICGQSFRHGSSYRLHLRVHHNDKRYECEECGKTFIRHDHLTKHKKIHSDIKQHFISVTSARKFLKGNQVWKCILGHIQVRNHTNVKSVASPLELRRH